From the Anoplopoma fimbria isolate UVic2021 breed Golden Eagle Sablefish chromosome 14, Afim_UVic_2022, whole genome shotgun sequence genome, one window contains:
- the smyd1a gene encoding histone-lysine N-methyltransferase SMYD1a, with the protein MTVGNMESVQLFDAGKKGRGLRATKELNAGEVVFAEPSFSAVVFDSLATQVCHSCFRRQAKLHRCAQCKFAHYCDRTCQTACWDEHKQECGAIRKIGKVPSENVRLAARLLWRIHKETGIVSDSQLISVDQLEDHVADLPEEDLKQLKTDVHNFLEYWSYGRKQHSVDDISHIFGIIKCNGFKLNDQRGLQAVGVGLFPNLCLVNHDCWPNCTVILNHGNQSALSSALHSQRRIELRAVGKISEGVELTVSYVDFLTLSADRQKKLKAQFHFLCSCEHCSQGVKDDLMMAAAESEGNKPSADKVKEGTAFTKECLEKIERSRIEKDYHEMVRLCRECLEKQDNVLADTHLYKLRVLSIASEVLSYLQSFSEAAGYARRMVEGYTKLYHPNNAQLGIAIMQAGVAHWLAGQIKVGHGLICKAYGILMVTHGPNHHITRDLESMRMQTEMELKMFK; encoded by the exons ATGACTGTGGGCAACATGGAGAGTGTTCAGCTGTTTGATGCTGGGAAGAAAGGTCGAGGCCTGAGGGCCACCAAAGAGCTCAACGCTGGAGAAGTGGTCTTCGCCGAGCCAAGCTTCTCCGCTGTGGTCTTCGACAG TTTGGCCACTCAGGTGTGCCACAGCTGTTTCCGGCGCCAGGCCAAACTGCACCGCTGTGCCCAGTGTAAATTTGCCCATTACTGCGACCGCACCTGCCAGACTGCATGCTGGGATGAACACAAGCAGGAATGTGGAGCCATTAGGAAGATTGGCAAGGTGCCCAGCGAGAATGTTCG TCTGGCTGCTCGTTTACTGTGGCGTATACACAAGGAAACAGGCATTGTGTCAGACAGTCAGCTGATCTCAGTGGACCAGCTGGAGGACCATGTGGCTGACCTACCTGAAGAAGATCTCAAGCAGCTTAAGACTGATGTGCACAACTTCCTGGAATATTGGTCCTATGGAAGAAAGCAGCACTCCGTCGACGACATCTCACACATCTTTGGCATC ATCAAGTGTAATGGATTCAAACTGAATGACCAGAGAGGCCTGCAGGCTGTTGGTGTTGGTCTTTTCCCCAACCTTTGTCTGGTCAACCATGACTGTTGGCCCAACTGCACTGTCATCCTCAACCACGGAAA CCAGTCAGCATTGAGTTCTGCTCTCCACTCTCAGAGGAG GATTGAGCTGCGAGCTGTGGGTAAAATCTCAGAGGGCGTGGAGCTGACTGTCAGCTACGTGGACTTCCTCACCCTGTCTGCTGATCGCCAGAAGAAGCTGAAGGCCCAGTTCCACTTCCTGTGCAGCTGCGAACACTGTAGCCAGGGCGTCAAGGACGACCTGATGATGGCCGCCGCAGAGAGCGAGGGGAACAAA CCCTCTGCTGATAAGGTAAAAGAGGGGACAGCCTTCACTAAAGAGTGTCTGGAGAAGATTGAGAGGTCCCGTATTGAGAAGGATTACCACGAG ATGGTGAGGTTGTGTCGTGAGTGTCTGGAGAAGCAGGACAATGTCCTGGCTGACACTCACCTGTATAAGCTGCGTGTGCTCAGCATTGCCAGTGAGGTGCTGTCATACCTGCAGTCCTTCTCTGAGGCTGCAGGCTACGCCCGCAGGATGGTGGAGGGATACAC AAAGCTGTACCACCCTAACAATGCCCAGTTGGGCATAGCCATCATGCAGGCAGGCGTCGCCCACTGGCTTGCAGGGCAGATAAAGGTGGGTCACGGTTTGATCTGCAAGGCCTACGGCATCCTCATGGTGACCCATGGACCCAACCACCACATCACCAGAGACCTGGAG TCTATGCGCATGCAGActgagatggagctgaagaTGTTCAAGTAG
- the spra gene encoding sepiapterin reductase a has protein sequence MSSTTRADLGRALCIITGSSRGFGRTIAREMSRFVKPGSALVLTARSADDLRALQAELAESEAGRAGLVVECVVADLSQMEGLESIVRASKDAFSEDMDHVLLVNNAASLGDVSRYAKSFTDMAEVDSYLSLNVSSSLCLTANVLQAFPQRPGQRRTIINISSLCALQPFRSWGLYCTSKAAREMMFRVLAEEEPDLRVLSYSPGPLDTAMQALARSRTADPSIRKSFSDMFAQGQLLTCEASCAKLMKLLLEDSYTTGAHIDVFDL, from the exons ATGTCGTCCACTACGCGTGCTGACCTGGGTCGGGCGCTCTGTATTATCACCGGGTCCTCAAGAGGCTTTGGTAGGACCATAGCGAGAGAGATGTCTCGGTTTGTGAAGCCAGGGTCGGCGCTCGTCCTGACGGCCCGTTCCGCTGATGACCTGCGGGCTCTGCAGGCGGAGCTGGCCGAGTCTGAGGCGGGCAGAGCGGGTCTGGTGGTCGAGTGTGTGGTGGCAGATCTGAGTCAGATGGAAGGACTGGAGAGCATCGTCAGAGCATCCAAAGACGCCTTTTCTGAGGACATGGACCACGTTCTACTGGTCAACAATGCGG CCTCTCTGGGGGACGTGTCCCGCTATGCCAAAAGCTTCACCGACATGGCCGAGGTGGACTCTTACTTGTCTCTCAATGTCAGCTCCTCCCTGTGCCTCACTGCCAACGTCCTGCAGGCGTTCCCACAGCGTCCAGGTCAGCGGCGCACCATAATCAACATCAGCTCACTGTGTGCTCTGCAGCCTTTCCGCTCCTGGGGGCTGTACTGCACCAGCAAGGCTGCCCGAGAGATGATGTTCAGGGTGCTGGCCGAAGAGGAGCCGGACCTGCGGGTGCTCAGCTACTCCCCAG GGCCTCTGGACACAGCCATGCAGGCgttggccagatcaagaacaGCTGATCCCAGCATCAGGAAGTCTTTCTCAGACATGTTCGCTCAGGGCCAGCTGCTCACCTGTGAGGCGTCCTGTGCCAAGCTGATGAAGCTCCTTCTGGAGGACAGCTACACGACGGGAGCTCACATCGACGTCTTTGACCTCTAG